In Stomoxys calcitrans chromosome 2, idStoCalc2.1, whole genome shotgun sequence, the following proteins share a genomic window:
- the LOC106090993 gene encoding AT-rich interactive domain-containing protein 2 isoform X2, translated as MLLTEPVKTNNMHKVQQTDISLITSAPSNSAVPVQAPTTPLRSSRNQNRGDKNSDDRFERENNATATKGRNPPKPPDEFYKDLQQFHEKRGTTIRNIPRISGREVDLHRLYCVVTNRGGFLKVNARDEWDDVLPELGWKEKIVNGSAGLKFIYRRFLEKYERVSFFGEDPEKIDAQEAAELAEMMGAGGSGRGGRGNSRYPSTLFGGGASTMNNIAMTYNYKQHHVNMDRRRQFKLSTDLHKSSPYEKLMLSLLSPLPNEQDFAINACTLMANESKHTLKVNEYPKLLDALLAHTGVYSDYSMRKLFQHIYNGVRHHSLYGFWYDLLHGHPQILELYTDEQTLMDSGVIDDWDDGKQGIEEGIWYDSKEYDFLNLGRGLGTHDYVGQRVLQIVAILRNLSFIAENLPVLVKNKTLLRFLVMGSNIRWSNVHIQALEITGNIAAEIEMLDPTTDELSRCLMATICDGIDGPDRGVIINCLEILYKLCQREANEEYILKCLNEKFYNTIALFLSLNDIMLLLFTLEAIYALTCMGSKSCQSMMHVRGIVDQLISLITVEAQSYGPDGCILMRVVETVPGNMLPMVAQNIANLQNAAVMHKSTPHASIIHKQQIIPNPNIMSDVVDSILPFHGASSVVTPVEHHHHNQQQHHSQSQQPQQPQPQNNPPPPPQMQMPPNFTQDDDQFALAWLGATFERANTECHIEQQELYRMYLSHCQKAGKQSVLNHMQFPKLMRLIFSSAVGPAIVRRSDGTELPGTYYISLRMRAQPLPMQQKSTLVTPGPSSPGGKQNDNNSPTRKIKKKLKDGNTLAATNVSSEGGASQPVVENAPKAIVAAVSPKPQIGVIETTNNQESSAMLPQPNVEIKCDEKMDIEEPAEAAKVEEHGSVQPVQPSQASDSLAASTEQSPQLNQAHPQHASQTSLIKSLLANKVNQRQQKQKDQTTANASTSTPSTSNIPCGSGLSTVASSPQPIKVASTAITALVSNPLMQNTPVKVGQTTIKPLNPTLSMEKKQTHISESTPPPLAPLSGANVAKDSSGRPILLANQMLVDILDKKMIEPPIPATIIQKRKVEDTSAQNKRMALDSSSINAKDSEVPVTPSKNAANLYAEMAASILEDEDLEELSAQQNNLMTEQPMQQHPPSLIIPAAKVQTAVQNVPRQLVFQHNQPSQLKVTQANSSAGQTTHPMPNAVATIKTDQGLQTVPVILHQKPLEATQHGQPQQIIQQVIQQQPAASQTQTTQYVLATNQQGQTYLVAQQTPQSQPVVQPPPPTQTVLVTQTPQQQSTGGKTIIILQQNSLPGPSGAPQQIITTTAPGQQQKMIMTTPQGQQVLLTQRPQTPQQIFINPQTGAATHIQHVPAQSRQIIQTTTTQTMPSVQQNSQLQTGQMSPSLLNQLNQIPATIKLHQPVAQVNTAIQPSQQNTVSRMSIGTKGVAIVQGHAANPPATPVAIPQLQQHQSIIQQHIISGPAEKRHVILGGGRAIEIKETLITQAQPPPQQCQLNSQTIITTQQPTQSTVATNIIQQHQQQQQQQQTQQQHLPQQQPQPQTQAAAVLTPKVSTVAATMTSPQTPALIAAVKTSETHTPTATPPPPPPSLIQTSNQSNLKKSLTPSLPPTLIKPSLPTVKLPPGVGSGPPPLAAVNSNATTPTLIAKTAPHSAIEDKKEDSLVKVAPPPATSAPLHVPVVASNTLTATTQAACGNQTSNAASNTTVSGNPQAATAPSAPQAPGTQSQPQIQTSTPQSLLPQLTPADAQWLFICDWRNCPRKKFKSLSDLQHHVCTSHAPDHLDPSAEIFCQWGVGPGLCDGIPRKRFSLMTHLIDRHLTVECLRSAMQRRIATGAHNIAPAKPPVTIVRNIELSQRTNTASPSLSTSSSSSSQATPTGSSALQAIKRHTADFLNCKELMDENEGPVTKSIRLTAALILRNLVIYTTTAKRSIRRYEPHLANIALSNVESSGTISNILYELNN; from the exons ATGTTGCTTACCGAGCCGGTCAAAACAAATAACATGCATAAAGTTCAACAAACAGATATTTCATTAATTACATCTGCGCCAAGTAATTCGGCAGTACCAGTTCAAGCGCCGACAACACCATTAAGATCGTCGCGGAATCAAAATCGCGGTGATAAGAATTCAGACGATAGGTTTGAGAGGGAAAACAATGCTACAGCGACAAAGGGAAGAAATCCTCCTAAACCACCCGATGAGTTTTACAAAGACTTGCAACAATTTCACGAAAAGAGAGG GACTACCATAAGAAATATACCGAGAATATCTGGACGTGAAGTGGACCTTCATCGTCTGTATTGTGTGGTAACCAACAGGGGAGGGTTTCTTAAAGTCAATGCAAGAGATGAATGGGACGATGTGCTGCCCGAGCTGGGGTGGaaagaaaaaattgtgaatGGTTCGGCCggcttaaaatttatttatcgaCGTTTTCTGGAAAAGTATGAACGCGTGAGTTTCTTTGGCGAAGACCCAGAAAAAATTGATGCCCAAGAGGCAGCTGAATTGGCTGAGATGATGGGAGCAGGCGGTAGTGGTAGAGGCGGCAGGGGAAATTCCCGCTATCCTTCAACTTTATTTGGAGGCGGAGCATCCACAATGAACAACATTGCAATGACTTATAATTATAAACAACACCATGTAAATATGGATCGACGGCGCCAATTCAAACTATCTACCGATTTGCATAAGTCATCGCCCTATGAAAAACTGATGTTATCTCTTCTATCACCTTTACCAAATGAACAAGATTTTGCCATAAATGCCTGTACTTTAATGGCTAATGAGAGCAAACATACGCTGAAAGTAAATGAGTATCCAAAATTATTGGATGCTTTACTGGCACACACCGGCGTTTACTCCGATTATTCAATGAGAAAATTATTTCAGCATATCTACAATGGGGTGCGCCATCATTCGCTCTATGGCTTTTGGTATGATTTGTTGCATGGCCATCCCCAAATTCTAGAACTGTACACCGATGAGCAGACTTTAATGGATTCGGGTGTAATAGATGATTGGGACGATGGAAAACAGGGCATTGAGGAGGGTATTTGGTACGATTCAAAAGAATATGATTTCTTGAATTTAGGCCGTGGCCTGGGTACTCACGATTACGTCGGTCAACGTGTTCTTCAAATTGTGGCCATCTTACGTAACCTCAGCTTTATTGCTGAAAATTTGCCTGTGCTGGTTAAAAATAAAACCCTGTTACGCTTTTTAGTTATGGGGTCCAACATTAGATGGAGCAATGTACATATTCAAGCTTTGGAAATAACCGGCAATATTGCTGCAGAAATCGAAATGTTAGATCCCACAACAGACGAACTTAGCCGCTGTCTCATGGCTACTATTTGTGACGGTATCGATGGACCGGACCGTGGTGTCATCATAAATTGCTTGGAAATTCTTTACAAACTATGCCAACGAGAAGCTAACGAAGAATATATCCTTAAgtgtttaaatgaaaaattttacaacacTATTGCCCTCTTTTTATCCCTAAATGATATAATGCTGCTGTTATTCACTCTGGAAGCTATATACGCCCTTACTTGCATGGGTTCGAAAAGTTGTCAGTCAATGATGCATGTCCGGGGTATTGTGGATCAATTGATATCATTGATTACAGTCGAAGCTCAGTCGTATGGTCCCGACGGTTGCATTCTAATGAGAGTGGTAGAAACAGTGCCTGGAAATATGCTCCCAATGGTAGCACAAAACATAGCCAACTTGCAAAATGCAGCTGTCATGCACAAGTCAACCCCTCATGCTTCAATCATACACAAACAGCAAATAATTCCAAATCCAAATATTATGTCCGACGTGGTGGATAGCATACTTCCATTTCATGGCGCTAGCTCTGTTGTCACACCTGTAGAGCACCACCACCATAATCAGCAACAACatcattcacaatcccaacaaCCGCAACAGCCCCAACCACAAAATAATCCTCCTCCTCCACCTCAAATGCAAATGCCTCCGAACTTCACACAGGACGATGATCAATTTGCCTTGGCCTGGTTAGGTGCTACATTTGAGCGCGCAAATACTGAATGTCATATTGAACAACAGGAGTTGTATCGCATGTACTTGTCGCACTGTCAGAAAGCCGGAAAACAATCGGTGCTAAATCATATGCAATTCCCGAAATTGATGCGATTAATTTTTTCCTCCGCTGTTGGCCCAGCGATAGTGCGAAGGAGCGATGGAACGGAGTTACCTGGCACATATTACATTTCTCTAAGGATGCGAGCTCAGCCCTTGCCTATGCAACAAAAATCCACCTTAGTGACTCCAGGGCCAAGCTCCCCAGGTGGCAAACAGAATGATAACAACTCTCCCAcgcgaaaaattaaaaagaaattgaaaGATGGGAATACCTTAGCAGCGACCAATGTCTCGTCTGAAGGTGGGGCGTCGCAGCCTGTTGTAGAAAATGCACCCAAAGCAATAGTTGCAGCCGTAAGTCCAAAACCTCAAATAGGTGTCATCGAAACGACAAATAATCAAGAGTCATCTGCAATGCTACCACAACCCAATGttgaaataaaatgtgacgaAAAAATGGACATAGAGGAGCCTGCGGAGGCAGCTAAGGTAGAAGAACATGGCTCAGTTCAGCCAGTACAACCATCTCAAGCAAGTGATTCTTTAGCAGCGTCTACTGAACAGTCACCGCAATTAAATCAGGCTCATCCACAACACGCCTCCCAGACATCACTCATTAAGAGCCTTTTGGCAAATAAAGTTAATCAAAGACAGCAAAAGCAAAAAGATCAAACCACAGCGAATGCAAGCACCAGCACACCAAGCACAAGCAATATACCATGTGGCAGTGGACTTTCAACGGTAGCATCCTCACCACAACCAATAAAAGTTGCTAGCACGGCCATAACAGCATTAGTAAGCAacccacttatgcaaaatacCCCAGTGAAAGTTGGGCAAACTACCATAAAACCCTTGAATCCCACCCTGTCTATGGAGAAGAAGCAAACCCACATTTCCgagtccacaccaccccctttGGCTCCACTAAGTGGAGCAAATGTAGCCAAAGATTCTTCGGGAAGACCCATTCTCTTGGCAAATCAAATGTTGGTGGatattttggataagaaaatGATTGAACCACCCATACCAGCGACCATAATTCAGAAACGTAAAGTGGAAGACACTTCGGCGCAGAACAAACGTATGGCCCTTGACTCCTCGTCAATTAATGCAAAGGATTCTGAAGTGCCGGTTACGCCCTCCAAAAATGCAGCTAATCTGTATGCTGAAATGGCAGCTTCAATTTTAGAAGATGAAGATTTGGAAGAATTGTCAGCACAACAGAACAATCTGATGACCGAACAGCCTATGCAACAACATCCGCCGTCGCTTATAATTCCAGCTGCTAAGGTGCAGACCGCCGTTCAAAATGTACCCAGACAATTGGTATTTCAACACAATCAGCCGTCTCAGCTAAAGGTTACCCAAGCGAATTCATCTGCTGGACAGACTACACATCCTATGCCAAATGCAGTGGCAACCATAAAAACTGATCAGGGCCTGCAAACCGTACCCGTTATTTTGCACCAAAAGCCTTTAGAGGCCACACAACATGGCCAGCCACAGCAGATAATACAGCAGGTTATTCAACAACAGCCAGCAGCTTCCCAAACGCAGACCACTCAATACGTTTTGGCCACCAATCAACAGGGTCAAACCTATTTAGTAGCGCAACAAACGCCACAGTCACAACCCGTAGTGCAGCCTCCTCCACCAACGCAAACGGTTCTGGTCACACAGACACCGCAACAGCAATCGACTGGGGGGAAGACGATAATCATATTGCAGCAAAATAGCCTACCAGGTCCCTCAGGAGCGCCACAACAAATCATAACCACCACGGCACCAGGACAGCAACAGAAAATGATAATGACTACACCACAAGGTCAACAGGTTTTGCTGACACAAAGGCCACAGACGCCACAGCAGATCTTTATAAACCCCCAAACAGGTGCGGCTACTCACATCCAACATGTGCCAGCCCAATCAAGGCAAATTATACAAACCACAACTACACAAACTATGCCTAGCGTCCAACAAAATTCGCAATTGCAAACTGGACAAATGTCACCTTCTCTTCTCAATCAATTGAATCAAATTCCAGCTACCATAAAACTTCATCAGCCAGTAGCTCAGGTAAATACAGCCATTCAGCCCTCTCAACAAAACACCGTGTCTAGAATGTCCATTGGAACCAAAGGTGTAGCTATAGTACAAGGACATGCTGCAAATCCACCCGCAACGCCAGTAGCTATACCCCAATTGCAACAACATCAATCCATTATACAGCAACACATAATATCGGGGCCAGCGGAAAAACGCCATGTTATATTGGGTGGCGGAAGGGCAATTGAAATAAAGGAAACGCTTATAACCCAAGCTCAGCCACCGCCGCAACAATGTCAGTTAAATTCGCAAACGATTATAACAACACAACAGCCCACACAATCAACTGTTGCCACAAACATaatacaacaacatcaacagcaacaacagcagcagcaaacaCAACAG CAACATTTGCCACAGCAACAGCCACAGCCACAAACTCAAGCAGCCGCAGTGCTCACACCAAAAGTGTCAACTGTGGCAGCCACAATGACATCACCTCAAACACCTGCATTAATAGCAGCAGTAAAG ACAAGTGAAACACACACACCAAcagcaacaccaccaccaccaccaccatcttTAATACAAACTTCAAATCAAAGTAATTTAAAGAAAAGTTTGACTCCAAGTCTGCCGCCCACATTGATAAAGCCTTCATTACCTACGGTGAAATTGCCACCGGGTGTTGGTAGTGGACCTCCTCCGTTAGCTGCAGTAAATAGTAACGCTACTACACCCACACTAATAGCTAAAACAGCACCCCATTCAGCAATAGAAGATAAAAAGGAGGATTCGTTGGTTAAGGTAGCTCCTCCACCTGCCACTTCTGCACCACTACATGTGCCTGTTGTCGCAAGTAACACTCTAACGGCAACTACACAGGCGGCATGTGGAAATCAAACCTCCAACGCAGCATCAAATACAACAGTCAGTGGAAATCCGCAAGCGGCAACTGCACCGAGTGCTCCACAAGCACCGGGCACGCAGTCTCAACCACAAATTCAAACCAGCACTCCACAATCACTTTTACCCCAATTAACACCGGCTGATGCTCAGTGGCTTTTTATATGTGATTGGCGTAACTGTCCCCGTAAGAAGTTCAAATCCCTTAGTGATTTGCAACATCATGTATGCACTTCTCATGCTCCCGATCACCTAGATCCTTCGGCAGAAATCTTCTGCCAATGGGGTGTAGGTCCCGGTCTATGTGATGGAATACCACGTAAGCGTTTTTCTCTTATGACCCATCTTATAGATCGACACCTGACAGTGGAATGTCTTAGATCAGCGATGCAGCGCAGAATTGCCACAGGTGCTCATAACATTGCCCCAGCTAAGCCCCCCGTTACGATTGTGCGCAACATTGAGTTGTCACAAAGAACAAACACTGCATCACCATCACTATCCACATCTTCGTCATCGTCCTCGCAGGCAACACCTACCGGTTCGTCGGCATTGCAAGCCATCAAAAGACATACCGCCGACTTTCTGAATTGTAAGGAACTAATGGATGAGAACGAAGGACCGGTAACCAAAAGCATTCGCTTAACAGCCGCCCTTATACTGCGTAACTTGGTTATCTATACCACAACCGCAAAGCGTAGCATTCGCCGTTATGaacctcatctggccaatattgcTCTCAGCAATGTCGAATCTAGTGGCACTATATCCAATATTTTATACGAGCTGAATAATTGA